A single region of the Aurantiacibacter sp. MUD11 genome encodes:
- a CDS encoding S24 family peptidase yields MSLAALSRMLSRNPTYLQQYITKGSPKKLEEEDRRTLAQFLGVPERELGGPKENSYAPRSDSEWVEVPRLDVDASAGPGTSGAQEKVFDAFRFSRRWLAEQGLDGAQLSAIRVVGDSMEPLLREGDEVLVDSREAPFRDGVHVVRLDDVLLVKRVASKGGGRFSLLSQNLAYPPIDVSADEFAVIGRVVWKSGRV; encoded by the coding sequence GTGAGCCTCGCTGCCCTGTCCCGGATGCTTTCGCGCAATCCTACGTATCTTCAGCAGTATATCACCAAGGGAAGCCCCAAGAAGCTGGAAGAAGAGGACCGGCGCACGCTGGCGCAGTTCCTCGGTGTGCCGGAACGCGAATTGGGTGGGCCTAAGGAAAATTCCTACGCTCCGCGAAGCGATTCGGAGTGGGTCGAAGTGCCGCGCCTCGATGTCGATGCCTCGGCCGGGCCGGGTACATCCGGAGCGCAGGAAAAGGTTTTCGACGCCTTCCGCTTCTCGCGCCGCTGGCTGGCCGAACAGGGCCTTGATGGCGCGCAGCTATCCGCCATTCGGGTGGTCGGTGATTCGATGGAACCGCTGCTGCGCGAAGGAGACGAGGTGCTGGTCGACAGCCGTGAGGCGCCCTTCCGCGACGGCGTGCATGTCGTGCGCCTGGACGACGTGCTGCTGGTGAAGCGCGTCGCCAGCAAAGGCGGCGGGCGCTTCTCGCTGCTTAGCCAGAACCTCGCCTATCCACCGATCGACGTCAGCGCCGACGAGTTCGCCGTGATCGGCCGTGTGGTGTGGAAGAGTGGGCGGGTCTAG
- a CDS encoding thiamine pyrophosphate-binding protein: protein MADTKKASDLFIECLEAEGVEYIFGVPGEENLDFLESLSDSKQIKLILTRHEQGAGFMAATYGRHTGKTGVCVATLGPGATNFVTAGAYAQLGGMPMMMITGQKPIKKSKQGRFQILDVVEMMKPITKYAHQLAAGENIPSRIREAFRLAEEEKPGAVHLEFPEDIAEEQCHSRPIPASIARRPSAEGKAVRQAVEALEAAERPVLVIGAGANRKMTGRMLRQFIEKTGIPFVTTQMGKGVIDERHPLFLGCAALSAGDFVHRAIEDFGLYREHSAHDVMKSRPFFMEAGGPADPRFPPRRRRWTRSNFPADRSNRDIANAIWQIKEDIVPRRAVMLRRSPRIAKADVAHTQELARRRSLPDLPAAPGGSKCPAIACPKTASAASTPRLQDLVRARYTRVPAQHRAAGQCLATMCGPALGDDERHASIRKRR from the coding sequence GTGGCCGACACCAAGAAAGCGTCTGACCTTTTCATCGAATGCCTTGAAGCCGAGGGCGTCGAGTACATCTTCGGCGTGCCCGGAGAGGAAAATCTCGACTTCCTCGAGAGCCTGTCGGACTCCAAGCAGATCAAGCTGATCCTGACCCGGCATGAACAGGGAGCGGGCTTCATGGCGGCCACCTACGGGCGCCATACCGGCAAGACCGGGGTCTGCGTCGCCACGCTTGGCCCGGGCGCGACCAACTTCGTGACGGCGGGCGCCTATGCCCAGCTGGGCGGCATGCCGATGATGATGATCACCGGGCAGAAGCCGATCAAGAAGTCCAAGCAGGGCCGCTTCCAGATCCTCGACGTGGTCGAGATGATGAAGCCGATCACCAAGTATGCGCACCAGCTGGCGGCGGGCGAGAACATCCCCAGTCGCATCCGCGAGGCCTTCCGCCTGGCGGAAGAGGAGAAACCCGGCGCGGTGCACCTCGAATTCCCGGAGGACATTGCCGAGGAACAGTGCCACTCGCGCCCGATCCCGGCCTCCATCGCTCGTCGCCCCTCGGCGGAAGGCAAGGCCGTGCGGCAGGCGGTCGAGGCGCTTGAGGCGGCCGAGCGTCCGGTGCTGGTGATCGGCGCCGGCGCCAACCGCAAGATGACCGGTCGCATGCTGCGCCAGTTCATCGAGAAGACCGGCATCCCCTTCGTCACCACGCAGATGGGCAAGGGCGTGATCGACGAACGGCACCCGTTGTTCCTCGGCTGCGCGGCGCTGTCTGCGGGCGACTTCGTCCACCGCGCGATCGAAGATTTCGGACTGTATCGTGAACATTCGGCCCACGACGTGATGAAAAGCCGCCCCTTTTTCATGGAAGCCGGCGGACCCGCTGATCCACGTTTTCCACCAAGACGGCGGAGGTGGACCCGGTCGAATTTCCCCGCAGATCGAAGTAATCGCGACATCGCCAACGCCATCTGGCAGATCAAGGAAGACATCGTCCCCCGCAGGGCAGTGATGCTGAGGCGCTCACCCAGGATCGCAAAGGCCGATGTCGCGCACACGCAGGAACTGGCCCGCCGACGATCGCTTCCCGATCTTCCCGCCGCACCTGGTGGCAGCAAGTGCCCCGCGATTGCATGCCCGAAGACGGCATCAGCTGCCTCGACACCGCGTCTACAAGATCTGGTTCGCGCGCGTTACACCCGCGTACCTGCCCAACACCGTGCTGCTGGACAATGCCTGGCGACCATGTGCGGGCCTGCCCTCGGCGATGATGAGCGCCATGCTTCTATCCGGAAACGCAGGTGA
- a CDS encoding D-2-hydroxyacid dehydrogenase encodes MEAIVRAVLPAWARPGLEGNLPDWLDVAWWEDEQQLLDLAPSAQIGWFDMHVKPPALAAIAKARRLEWLFSAYAGVDWMPLADLKERGVTLTCGAGLAANQVAEFAVMSMLAYARGYRQIVRAQDKHEWLGWPPSMREMAGSRALILGYGSIGQAIGRMLAGFEVDCVPVRSKPGEGVLGPDEWQAQLGEFDWVVMSLPNTPETNGMFGATELAAMKDDAVLVNYGRAEVVDQEALVAALEGEIIGGAILDLTLPEPLPPEHGLWSLENAHVTMHLSGIPNEASRQRAAQRFLDNCERFRTGQPLEAEVDLVRGY; translated from the coding sequence GTGGAAGCTATAGTCCGCGCGGTCCTCCCCGCATGGGCTCGCCCCGGACTGGAAGGGAATCTTCCCGACTGGCTGGACGTTGCCTGGTGGGAGGACGAGCAGCAGTTGCTCGACCTCGCGCCCTCGGCGCAGATCGGCTGGTTCGACATGCACGTGAAGCCGCCCGCGCTGGCCGCCATTGCCAAGGCGCGCCGCCTCGAATGGCTTTTCAGTGCCTATGCCGGGGTCGACTGGATGCCGCTCGCGGACCTTAAGGAACGCGGGGTGACGCTGACCTGCGGCGCGGGGCTGGCGGCGAACCAGGTGGCTGAATTCGCGGTCATGTCGATGCTCGCCTACGCCCGGGGCTATCGTCAGATCGTGCGCGCGCAGGACAAGCACGAATGGCTCGGCTGGCCGCCCTCGATGCGCGAAATGGCGGGCAGCCGCGCGCTGATCCTCGGCTATGGCTCAATCGGACAGGCCATCGGGCGGATGCTGGCAGGTTTCGAAGTCGACTGCGTTCCCGTGCGCAGCAAGCCGGGCGAGGGTGTGCTCGGCCCCGACGAATGGCAGGCACAGCTGGGCGAATTCGACTGGGTCGTGATGTCGCTGCCCAATACGCCGGAGACGAACGGCATGTTCGGCGCGACGGAACTGGCGGCGATGAAGGACGACGCGGTGCTGGTGAACTACGGACGCGCCGAAGTTGTCGACCAGGAGGCGCTGGTTGCGGCGCTGGAGGGCGAGATCATCGGCGGGGCGATCCTCGACCTGACGCTGCCCGAGCCGCTGCCGCCCGAACACGGGCTCTGGTCGCTGGAGAACGCGCATGTCACCATGCACCTCTCCGGTATTCCCAACGAGGCGAGCCGCCAGCGCGCAGCGCAGCGTTTCCTCGACAATTGCGAACGGTTTCGCACAGGCCAGCCGCTGGAGGCGGAAGTCGACCTGGTGCGCGGCTACTAG
- the cysS gene encoding cysteine--tRNA ligase, whose translation MSELKLFNSLTRTVEPFHPVHEGEARVYTCGPTVYNYPHIGNMRAYVFADVLGRTLSWKGYKLTHVINITDVGHLTDDADAGEDKMEKMAAERAQSIWDIAKHYTEAYWADVKALNIRQPAHWSVATDYIDEMLEFAKSIADKHCYELDSGLYFDVSTVEDYGRLARAVTEEGEGRIDTVEGKRNAADFAIWRKTPPGEKRQMEWDSPWGKGAPGWHLECSVMGEKLLGFPFDIHTGGIDHREIHHPNEIAQNQAFCGCGGLSEATNSGARFWMHNNFLVERSGKMSKSAGEFLRLQLLIDKGYHPLAYRMMCLQAHYRSELEFSWEGLGAALTRLKRMVMQVERWKDRHAERGGEAIEADAWKGHPKTREPLDRFDAAISSDLNTADALVMLDDVLSLKKIDPAIVLSAVARMDAVLGLGLLDLSRTDLRIRPKNAEITEAEIEDALERRKVARAEKDFATSDALRDELTAKGVEVMDGDPLGWEWKL comes from the coding sequence ATGTCTGAACTGAAGCTCTTCAATTCCCTCACCCGCACGGTCGAGCCGTTCCACCCCGTCCATGAAGGCGAGGCTCGGGTCTATACCTGCGGGCCGACGGTCTACAATTACCCGCATATCGGCAACATGCGCGCCTATGTCTTCGCCGACGTGCTGGGCCGCACGCTGAGCTGGAAGGGCTACAAGCTCACCCACGTGATCAACATCACCGACGTCGGCCACCTGACCGACGATGCCGATGCCGGCGAGGACAAGATGGAGAAAATGGCTGCCGAACGCGCGCAGTCGATCTGGGACATCGCCAAGCACTATACCGAGGCCTACTGGGCCGACGTGAAGGCGCTCAACATCCGCCAGCCGGCACACTGGTCCGTCGCCACCGACTACATCGACGAGATGCTGGAGTTCGCCAAGAGCATTGCCGACAAGCATTGCTACGAGCTCGACAGCGGCCTCTACTTCGATGTTTCCACCGTGGAGGACTACGGGCGGCTGGCGCGTGCGGTCACCGAAGAAGGCGAAGGCCGGATCGATACGGTGGAAGGCAAGCGCAACGCTGCCGATTTCGCCATCTGGCGCAAGACCCCGCCGGGTGAGAAGCGGCAGATGGAATGGGACAGCCCGTGGGGCAAGGGCGCGCCGGGCTGGCACCTCGAATGTTCAGTGATGGGCGAGAAGCTGCTCGGCTTCCCGTTCGACATTCATACCGGCGGCATCGACCACCGCGAAATCCACCACCCCAACGAGATCGCCCAGAACCAGGCCTTCTGCGGTTGCGGCGGCCTGTCCGAAGCCACCAACAGCGGGGCGCGCTTCTGGATGCACAACAACTTCCTGGTCGAGCGCAGCGGCAAGATGAGCAAGAGCGCAGGCGAGTTCCTGCGGCTGCAACTGCTGATCGACAAGGGCTACCACCCGCTCGCCTACCGCATGATGTGCCTGCAGGCGCATTACCGCAGCGAACTGGAGTTCAGCTGGGAAGGGCTGGGCGCGGCACTCACCCGCCTCAAGCGCATGGTGATGCAGGTCGAACGCTGGAAGGACCGCCATGCCGAGCGCGGCGGCGAGGCCATTGAGGCCGATGCCTGGAAGGGTCATCCCAAGACGCGCGAGCCGCTGGACAGGTTCGATGCCGCCATTTCCAGCGATCTCAACACCGCCGATGCACTGGTGATGCTGGACGACGTGCTGTCGCTGAAGAAGATCGATCCCGCGATTGTGCTTTCCGCCGTGGCGCGAATGGACGCGGTGCTGGGCCTCGGCCTGCTCGACCTCTCGCGCACCGACCTGCGCATCCGCCCGAAAAACGCCGAGATTACCGAGGCGGAGATCGAGGATGCGCTGGAACGCCGCAAGGTCGCTCGCGCAGAGAAGGACTTTGCCACCAGCGATGCCTTGCGTGACGAGCTAACTGCCAAGGGCGTCGAGGTGATGGACGGCGACCCGCTCGGCTGGGAGTGGAAGCTATAG